The DNA sequence ggTCTGTGGGATCATTGTTGATGTACAAAATCAAGTCACAACGTcacacttttaattatttacctTATTTTACATCTTGATCGTCTGTAACTCTGTTATTTGCTCGTTATTTTCTCCcatcctccccccccctcccccctgcaGACTCCAGACTACCAGGTGAAGAAGCGCAGGTGTAAATACCTCAAATCCAAACTGAGCCACATCAAGAAGATGGTCAGCGACTACGACCGCAAGGCCTGAACAACTCTCAGAGGAAGAGAGCTCCAACAACACAGACGTGTGTCGGAGCTGTGAGCTGGTGAAACATCGCAAAGCTCGTTTTATACTTTGGAGGCACGGAAAACAAAGATCCTCTCTTGTATTACATGCCACTCTTTGTGTTGTCAGTGTCACCTGCTAGaagcttttaaatgtatttattttttgcaatggTTTAAAAAAGTCTTTTGAAATGGTCTTGGAGGAGTTGAGATTCTAGATGGTGGACACAAACTCGTTTTATAATCCTGTTTTTAATAGCTCTTGTTACAATGGAATCAACATGAGATGCTAATTTGTTATAAGATATCTTTAATCCTTATCTCAGCGATGTAAATATGTGGGTAACACTGTTTTTAGAAgtaagtttgtatgtgtgtgttttttatttttatgaatggTAGAACAGACGGACACTTTTACTATGATTATGCATGCTTAATGCGTATATATGTACTTTTACAATGAGTTGTGATatctttttattataataaattcATTTGTTAAACAATTTTCTTGCTGCGTTGTGGCTGGCAGACATATTTGGGAGTCCTTGAGtggaaagcaagaaaaaaagcacCTAAccatgttgaattttttttgaagCAATCATcccattttatcacttttgtttaatttacatatttttttgtagaaaaattaaacatttgtttttgtcttccatAGTGATTTTTCTGCACATACAGTAGTGACTTGAAATCAACATTTGTTACATTAacaaatatataacaaaaaagcATACGTAATGTGTCATTTGAGGTGAAAGATCCACAGATAATTATCAACTTAAgtctacatattttttttatttttttttagcctctttAAGCTTTATGCATGCCTTTTCGCCGATGTCAGTTTCCTTCGTGTTGGCCTTcaaacctctggtggatttctgaggactatggttacctggtcctcaggtctctgcaggataaatccagacagctatctagactatatgtccaatctgaggactatggttacctggtcctcagatctctgcagggtaaatccagacagctagctagactatctgtccaatctgaggactatggttacctggtcctcagatctctacagggtaaatccagacagctagctagactatctgtccaatctgaggactatggttacctggtcctcaggtctctgcagggtaaatccagacagctagctggactatctgtccaatctgaggactatggttacctggttctcagatctctgcagggtaaatccagacagctagctggactatctgtccaatctgaggactatggttacctggtccccagatctctacagggtaaatccagacagctagctagactatctgtccaatctgaggactatggttacctggttctcagatctctacagggtaaatccagacagctagctagactatctgtccaatctgaggactatggttacctggtcctcagatctctgcagggtaaatccagaccgctagctaatCCGTCCAATCGGAGCTTTCTCTTGCTATTTTTGCAGCGTCTCTGTGTGacgcttagcgccacccaaaacaattgggattggtttaaattAAGGCCAATAATCCAGGGCATgttatgtggactagccagaccttctgcTCCGCTGCGTGTGGATGTCAAATGTTTCGGTGTTGAGATTctgtagcctggtcctaccaaaCTCTGGTACATTGCCCTGGTCCCTTAACTAATcactaaaatatttttttttgagaCAAATTCAGAGCTGAAATAATGGGTAAAAATATTGGACATTAACATTTGTCAGAATGACCAGAAATATGGCTTAAAATAAGTACTGATGTTACTCTGTATCATTGAATGTCCATAAAGATGCTGTGTCTCTACTTCCTCCCACTGTACAAAAGGAAAGCCAAAATCTCCCGGATACAAGCGCTGTGATCTTATCAATTTGGAGCCAGTCTGCCAGGTAGTCCCGCCCATACACACGCCCGGCAAATCAATCGTCAGTCACAGCTGTTAAATTGTTTCCGTTGTCACAGAGTGGCCAAACGGTCTTAACACAGGTTTCAGGAATTGTTACATGTAAAACTTTCACACTCAAGCCACGTGCAGAGCGACGCCACGCAGCACACTGAAGCAGAAGAAGCCCCCCATGGTGCGTTACATCGGTTTATAAAGGatgctttgtttctcttttattcCCTCTTTGGTTTCCCACGTTGAATTTCACCACACTGACACGCCACATGACAGAACATTTCTCACTGAAGCACGCGGATGAACTGCGGATGAACTACAGAAATTCACACTGAGGTTTTGAACTGCTCGGTCTGCATGGAGTGTCTCCTCAGCAGCATCCTCCGGGTCAGCTCTTTGGGGTGTCCCGGAGGAGCGGAGGGAAGGAAACTCTTCAGGCCAAACTCTTTCTCACAGAAACCACCTCCAGCACCAGAGGTGAGGTTGTAAACATTAAGGACGGGGGTGTTGGTGGAGCCGAGGGTCAGTGGTGGCAGAGATCGAGGCCTGGCTTGCGAGCTGTGGTCCAACAAGAAAGTCCCAGACCCTCTGCGCTCGTACCCAGACAGAACTCTCCTGCTCGGGCCCGAGGTGGACAGGGACTCCCTGGAGCCCAGCGTGCCGGAGAAATGTAACGGGGCGTGCCTCTTAGCATCTATTGAGTCCTGTGTTTTCTGCTCGGACTCCTCAGGCAGATTATGGATGCCTCTAGCTAGCTGGGGGTCAGAACTGTAGATGTCCGACCCGATTTTGCGCCTCTGGATGATGCTGTGAAGGCTTGAAGAGGCCAAGCTGTGAAGTGGACCGCCAAGGTTTTTGCCACCAGtacaggaggaagaagaggtgaGAGGATCTGTTCCCAGGTTTGCAGAATGGAGGTTAGGGTGGGAGGCAGAGTGGGATGAAAGGAGACCTGGTACGGATATCTTTTGCCCCACGTGCTTTGGGCATTCATTcgttccttcttctcctcctttgtCCCGCACTGATCTTCCTTCGTACCATTTGAAGCTGTCGGTGGTTGGAGTCCTGCCATCCAATTTGGGAATTCTGAGAGTGGGGTCCTCCGTTGGGGTGACGTCTTTGCCATATTCTAACGACGAAGACGCTGGGACCTTGAGCCACGGCTCAGAGTTCAACCTCAAGAGGGGTTGCAGCCTTTGAAACCGTGATGGGGAACATAGATGGGAGCTTACGCCACAGGGCTGGGCTTCTTTAAAGGGGAAGACAGTCTTTGGGGGACATAAAGAAGTGGAGGTGCACTGTGGGGAGGTGATGAGCTGGATTTCAGAGGGAGAtgcaggagctgctgctgtCTTATCAAGAGGACCAAGGGGAGGCATGTTGAGGTACTGCTTGGCTTGCAGTTTTCCACACGGGAACTGGTCCGTGGTTATTATGATCACCTCCTTCCCCTTGGCCTTGCACGTGTCGAGCATCAGCTTCAGAACCTTCCAGTCTCCGGCCATGACTGCATAGACCAGCGCCGACATCCCGGACTGATCCTCCAGGCCGATGTCCGCTCCGTTGTCAAGGAGCAAAGACACAACCTCGAGGCCGGCCTGCTCCTGGCAGGCGTGCATCAGTACAGAGCGACCCTCCTTGTCCTGGATGTTGGGGTCTGCTCCTTTCTCCAGGAGAAACTGGACCAGCTTGACCCGGCTGGCGCTCTGGGCGTCACAATGCTGCGTCCTGCAGGCCACCATCAGCGGCGTCTGGCCTTGGCCGTCGCTCTCGTTGATGTAAGCGCCTCCCTCCAGGAGCAGCCGCGTGAGTCGCAGGCGACGGAGGAAGACTGCTCTCAGCAAGGGGTTCCCTGAATCCATGGCTACCCCGTGGCTGCTGccttctccctccatctctctggtTCCCAGACGGCGGGTTTCGAAAAGGTCGTCCGACAGGATTCTGTGGAAAATGACAAAACGCTTTCAGAGAAGTCGAGCAGGGATTTTCATACTCACGTTCAAAAGTTGAGACATTTCTGAAACAGACACATGCATTTCAGGGtcaaacacattacacaactTAAACTCCAAAATCTTTGTTTATCATCATTTTTAGGGCCCAAGCAACAGAGACGAAGGCCCTTTTGAAagtgaaggaattattattttcTGCAAACAAATTccctttttgaggggcttaacatGGTCCAAAAACTCCCCTGGGGGCCTGGTTCTCAGGTCACACACATCACACGACAGCAGCAggggaatgtaactaagtacatttacttatgtacaaatttgaggtacttgtacttaacttgagtcttctcttttcatgccacttttcacttctactacatttcagagagaaatattcaacattttactccactacattcagctgacagctttagttactagttactttacaaatttagatttttgcacacaaaacacatgtagtttataatatAATGATGTTAACATATGTTAATATATGATGTGTTATTATAAATTAACCTATCCAACAATATAAAAACTTATAGTtacagctttttattttctgcagtgactacttttactttaaatactttaggtgcattttcctgatgatacttacatacttttacataattaacatttttaatgcaggactttaacttgtccTAACAACttgtgtattagtacttttacttaagtaaaggatgtAGATACTTCTTTCACCCAAGCACGACAGCAACCGcccatttttatttagtttattcatCACTTTATTGCGGCTGTTTTGGCTCCGGTCCTTTTTACCTGCatctaaaaaataatagttagggcgttggaaaagcagaaaatatacAGTTCTTGTCTTTCATGCATGTAGGAATCATTCAGACGCTGCTTTTCATGCTCGTCCTCCACAGCACCAGCAGAGGAAGCCACTTTCTATCAGCCTTTGTACTGTTTGTCCTTGCTTCTCTTTATTAAACCTGATAAAGTGTTCGTTTCCAATGTCTCAGACAGGAACGTCACATTTTCCTGCATGAGTCACAGACCATGAGAGTGAAACATGGCGACAAAcattctttaaagaaaagaacattattttgtgtgtgtgtgtgcgtgtgcgtgtgcgtgtcaTAAATGTCTTCTACCAACCACAATGGAGCTGTAATGACGATGAACAGAAacggaggggaaaaaaacagcagctacaGGTAGAACCCATTGTCATAATAATGAAATGGACCAGGTGATCCGTATACGTCTGCTATGTGgtgtacttttattttagatACTTTACATATATTGTGATGCTAATACTTATTTTGCTCAagatttttaatgcaggacttttctTCTAACAGAGTAAGGGATTTTTTGAGAAAGAGATGTCTGcatataatgaatgaatgaagaaaacCTTTGTTTATAATAAATGGTTGTGAAGTAATTTGATTATAATGGAAATTATGGaatgtcccctgaacacactgtaaaaatctcctcactatctgctagctgcctgtcccctgaacacactgtaaaaaacacctcactatctgctagctgcttgtctccttaacactgtaaaaaaaaactctcactaTGTGATAGCTGCCGGTTCCcagaacaaactgtaaaaaacatctcactatccgctagctgcttgtctcctgaacacactgttaaaaaaaactctcactATGTGATAGCTACCggttcccagaacacactgtaaaaaacatctcactatccgctagctacctgtccccagaacacactgtaaaaaacatctcctcactatctgctagctgcttgtctcctgaacacactgtaaaaaaaaactctcactaTGTGATAGCTGCCGGTTCCcagaacaaactgtaaaaaacatctcactatccgCNNNNNNNNNNNNNNNNNNNNNNNNNNNNNNNNNNNNNNNNNNNNNNNNNNNNNNNNNNNNNNNNNNNNNNNNNNNNNNNNNNNNNNNNNNNNNNNNNNNNgaacacactgtaaaaaacacctcagtatctgctagctgcctgtcccctgaacacactgtaaaaaacatctcagtaTCTTCTAGCTGCCTTTCCCCAGAACAAGTggacagtgtgttcaggggacaggcagctagcagatagggagatgtttttttacagtgtgtgctCAGTCATGGCCAGATCTGTTCTGCTGCATtctagctgctgctgctgccgtcAGCAGTGACATCATCCCTAAAAACCAAGCAGCCTCACATGTCTGAGACAAAAACACCACCTGCATGGACCACGTTTGACAGACGAGGTGGAGGTGGTGTGCGTTTAATCACGCTGTTCCTTTTTTTAGTCGACACTTCAGTCTCAGCTATTAGTCTTAGCACGTATCAATCACTGAGTCATAGTTACACAACTCCGCAGGTTTCTTATTGTTGCCTGCATGCCTCGAGTTtactttatatttctactccactacatgttatctgacagctttggttatttctttttcagatgAGTTATTcctccccttcctgtccagtggAAACCTCGCATCTCCAGATGTGTTGGCGctgaatgtttgtgataaagTGAAGGATGAAGTGTTCCTTTATGTCATCTTACgctaaataaagtatttaaaaaacatctttgatcAGCTGTCAACTAATCGATTTGTAGCGGATGGAAAAATAAtcacacctttttttaattgtcgATTACCGGTAATTGTTAAAGTAATTCTGAATACAAAAATGGCCGAAAATGCTGTTTTCAGCCACTTGAATATGGAGAGTTTCAGCTTTTTTCTGTTCAAAAACCAGAATAAATAGAATATCTTTGGATTATGAAATGACATAACAAGCTATTAAAGCGACACCTCGGACTTTGAGAAACTAAGATGGTGACTTATCACcatttaattgacattttatagatgaaaataattgtaagtTGCATTGTCACAAAGCATAAAATAGGGCTGTTTATCTCATACcttaaacagttttaaaactttttattgGATGCGCTACACTACATCCCACTAAAACCATACAAGGATCTTGTAGAATATGATCTACATGCATCTATATTTACATGCAATGCTGTAGATGCATCTTTCTGCAGCTCTTTTGTGCACAAAGTAACAATGACACGCATTCAGCTGTACCTGGGTCAGCGTCAGggtactatataaatataaagccACACTGTTCATCTGTCACACCCTCAAAATGAAGCTGAAAGTCTGCACTTTATCTTATGTACTGCAGTAAATATTGGTTCCTTTCCCATTCTTCTCTACATGCTCCTGTCACACAGTGTGTTGTAGTGTTCTGTTTCCACCCTGCCTGCTGAGTGAGGATAGACAAGTCCACTTCACCTGAACAAGCTTTGCTCAAACACTCATCCTCTCTAACAGCCCTCTaacatccctgtgtgtgtgtgtttgtgtgcgtgcgtgtgtgtttgtgtgtgtgtgttccacatGTCTGGGCCGTGCAACACACTCTCAAGCAGACAACATGGATGAATACAGCATCATGAAATAtgttaaatacacaaaataaagctTAACATCTAAGCTGGGGATGTGAGGACACACTCAACTCCCGGTTTGATGCGGGTCCCGATTTTAAGTTAAAGATAcaatatctttttgtttttatagaacGAGCTGCAGTcaaatgactgaaaaatattcctttattcACACAGACTGTGCAAAACCCCAGATCTGTCCCCTCATCGAAAGTGCAACTGAGActgtattttatcttaaatgaCAACATATTGAAAAGCTTCCATTTTTAAGACACATCAATATACCTAAACAattggaaaataataaaataaaaaaataaaataaaatgagaacaTGTAGTGACATCTGAAGTCCAACAAGTGAAATCTTAAGTAGACTAGGCCCTAAACCGTTGAAAAATTACATCGCGATACACTTTctttaaaatctttattttgtgtgtgtgtgtgtgtgtgtgtgtgtgtgtgtgtgtgtgtgtgtgttacttacCAACCTTCAGTCAGGATGAGCCCTCTCTTGCAGACATCTACTCTCCGCTTGCAGAGCTGCGACTGACTGTAACCAGGCAGCGCtgagttggtgtgtgtgtgtgtgtgtgtgtgtgtgtgtgtgtgtgtgtgtgtgtgtgtggggacagGAGCTGCAGAAGTCAAGGTTTTCCAGCTCGTGTTTGTTCCTCAGACCAAACAGAGTGCTCCATGCTTGTCGTGAGGCATGTCCAGAGAGACGGTGACTCCACCAGGACAGCCGGCCGGAGGAGTGGAAAGGACGGGCTGACCGAGGGAAACGCTGAAGATGAAGCTCTATAGCAACCCAGCCTCTCTGATTTgcctcctccttcttcctctttttcttcttgtttttctttccagagTAATGCATAGATTCACGAGACTTCCAGTTGCTTCTCAGAAACATCCACTTGATTAATGGTGCTCGTAACCAgcaatatataaaacatattcaacactcctctttctatttttatgtgtgtttcccTTCCCTTTAGATAAGACAGCGTATTACATTAATGCACTcggatttttcttttcttttttattaaaggaaGGTCTTTCAATTTGTGCAATTGCCTcgctggactttttttttcttcttttctttagttacaaacagaaaggaaaaatggTTTTGTCCACATTATCAATGGCGTCTCCATGACAACCGTCAAGGAGGCCGGATGACGGTACATGTTGTAGTTGTGCTAGAGGAACtgttctttgtgtctttctgtgtgatagtgtgtgtgggggggtaggcgtgtgtttgtgtgtgtgtgtgtgtgtgtgtgtgtaggcgtgTGCATTCACCTGTGTGAGGAACTAAGATCCTGTACATACACTTTGCATGAACACGGTTTTGATTGTTGTGCTGACAGAAATGATGAGAATGCAGGGGCGGAGCCACATCTTCGAAATATTCGGGGCTCAGCCcaaacctggggggggggggNNNNNNNNNNNNNNNNNNNNNNNNNNNNNNNNNNNNNNNNNNNNNNNNGGGCATGTTCTCTAAGGAAGAGTATCAGCTTCACACACCTTTCTttatatttctcagtatgactatgttcagaagattgtgacCTCTGACCAttgagtccatcatgttttttttttaaacctccgtgtcctccttggctactagcagctGTGAACACTGTCCGATTCAGCCGGGGAGAAAGACATCAAATAAAAGACTTGGGATCCACCCTTAGAACCCATTTTCATTCAGATATCTGGAGGTGAGAGGTCAAGGGTCTGAATATCGGCCGTGCCAGTATTTCCCTCACAGACCATATCTAGGTTTGTATGATACCAAAACCTAGCTTCACTCTCGCTTTAGAGTTGCGGAGCCTGATTAAGCTTTTGAAAACAGCAAATGCCTTTAAATTCCAGGCTTTTGAGAAAACTTTCAAGGCTTTTGAACCCCAGACTTGAGGGGACTCCAGTCTGAGACTCGTACTCTGACTTCAGACTTGCAATTTGACCCAAAAGACATCAgacttgactcagactcgaGCTTTGAGACTCACaacttttgctttttaaacgtaatgtattttaatttgcttttatttcttcttcttttatttctattttctttgcAAACAGTGGCGGGAGGCGTCTGCAGATACCAAAATGACgaaaaatacagttatgaaatTGAAATAGagtgtttaatttgtgtttcttcaGATTGCATTGCAGTAGACCCCATAACGTTATCCTACAACTGCATGGACAGGAGCTACAGGACATGCTCTGAAGTCCTAACATATGCAGTGTTAGGGACAGATCTGATGGCCAGAGCCTTGAGTTCGACTTTAAAAATGACTTGTGAACATCTCTGGCCCCAGAAGCCAATTAacccccccccatcaccattctttgaatgattttaaatgcatcttgaaacttttaaatagaaaatacagGCACCAAAGATGTTataagaagaaaggaaagagaaaccTGTTATGCAGTTAGTTATTATAATAACATTAGATCATCTAATATGTAACTCTGCAGTAAATACAATCCTGCACTGGCCTCGTGATTTACAAAACGCAGCATGATTTTTgtaaaaaggagaagaagaaaaagaaagaaacatgctCTTTGCATCCTCTGCCCAGATTGTTACTTACCCAGCTGGTAATTTTGCAGCCCTGTAGCCATAGAAACACTGTGACCTCACAGCGCAGTTCATGGATCCACCACAAGATGTCAACGTCTGACAACAAGTCACAGAGCCGTGGAGACAGGTTGGCCCACCAGGGAATGGACTGCTCTGAGCTGTCCTGCATGGTCCAGGGAGTAGTGGAAAATACCTATAAACATAAATATCATATAACGTAAAAATCACTGGAATATGCCCAACTGTTGACTGCAATGAGACAGGGAAAGATTTCACAAGCTCCCCCGTGAACCAATAAAGCGAAAAGCATGTGAGCTGTGCCTAGCTACTCACTATTGCATGAGGTAAATGTTAATAGTtttcattaacccttgtgttgtcttggtAGGTAACACTAACTTTTACCTTTAGTTGtacagatatttttaaatttatggtcaataaacctcatttataggaaattatacctactGTCTGAGGTGTGAAATATAAACTAAACAACAGGAATCCAACATAATGTTAGCAAAGATAAATCGGCCCATTCGTggggaaaaaactacaaacatttaaagggtaactactgtttatttacaacctggaccctattattgttattattattattattatcattactattattattattgtttttgtgtccaagtgactgatgggaacaaccaCCCACTATTAAGCGAAATCGCAATTGTCCatcttgtatttaccttcacaaaagtgcttgtttggcggctgacagactcagattaatattctactGTAAGTGTCCAACAACATCATGGAAATATagaacataatactatttatcccagtatcctttccactgtgttccacatttaaagcctttttattgaactcttcattgcactcatgcctctatattgtttctgtttagagtatgtatatattgtgtatatattagtgtgtatatattgttttggttgttctgtgtgtgtaagcacattgtgagtaATGATGCTCCAAAGAAGAATTCCTCgcatgtgtcctcatacctggcaaataaagctgattctggttctggttctgaaaggatcccttcagaaatagacctttaaaacctctttgctCAGTCTTCGGCCTGTCTGCTCTTTCCAGAAAAACAGATAAGATCTGACTCTAAATGggtaaaaaaactctttttactgtcagctcTAAGATGCAAATCAGAGTTCTGCATGTCTGCATGTCCTGGTTAGTCATGATGGCCCAACACACGGGCCCGTGGGTGTCTCCAGTTTCCCGCTGAGAGTACTTGTTCGCTGGGCTGACTTCCATCCCAACAGGGCAGAGAAGGGGGGCAGGTTGTGCATCACATTCAGGACTCACAGAGGATCCTCTCCTGAATTGACAACAGACCCAGTAAAAACTGCATTTGTAAATCATCCCACAATGTtgcaatgaaaagagaaaagaaatgcttTTTCCTGGAGGccttgaatgtgaaaatgaattcTAACATGTCGTACGTAGGTGTGAAACTTCCACTTTACCTTCAGACCTCGAGACCCCCACCCAGAGTTACCTCACCTGCCCTGGCAACATGGGATTGTGTCTGTAACAGGTTTGATGTTACAGACCGCCAAGGGCGggactttgggttcaacattggtGGGGGTTCAAATCCATCTAGGGAGGTCCCGGGACGTGTATGCGTGTCTTTAAAAAAGccacaaacacatcaaaaaacGTGTCCAAACATCGTCAAAACAACGATTAAAAGTTGCTGTActagctgcaacattaaagtgatgaacacaGTGTTCACTATTCTGAAATAGGCCATTGTGAAaaatttgtactttttctttttgtaagtTTTGGGCACCTGGTAGTTTTTCCCACTCAGAGTTAAATGACCAAAGACTATTTGGCTTCATGGAGAAATAATAATCAGGTACATGAAGTTTCATTTTACGCCAACAATGttcttatcttgttttttttttacaacttttgttGCAGTTCCACAGATGTCCTCAGACTTTCCCTCCTTCCTGCTCACCTGCTCACCTGTTCCCACTTCCCTCATCAGCCCTGCAGACATTTAACCAGCCCTTGTCCTTGCAGTCTGTTTCTTTGTCAAGCCTGTGATTCCTGGAACCTGGACCCTATACCGAGTCCTCCGTCCTCTGCTTCAAAAATTCACCCGTGTCAGCGAAATATCCAGGTACAGGagaaatgtcaaaaacgtcTGAAGCTTTGTCTCTGGTCCCCAAAATACAGATGCCTAAATGTGATGGAATCACTTTAAGTTCAACAGTGGGAGTGCAAATTATAAGAGGTTTTTAAGGTGGGTTGCATTGTCCAGTTTTGAGTATTTGGGGGGGGATGTAAATTACGCCTAAATGATCCAACACGTGTTTGGATTCTGGGAAGGCCTAACCGTTAGCGACATAgctccttaaaaaaaaagacccaagCTCTcccaaaaacaactaaatttggtatttgttgggtttctgtgaaTAACATAGGAGTAcggtctggacctgctctttatggagagcgctgtgagataactgttgtgatttggtgctatataaataaaagggaATTGAAAAGTTTGGTCTTAAAAACTGATGAAGTACATGGAATTACTTATTATTCAAGCCTCTGATTCCTCTAACCTGCAACCTGTACCAGACTACCAGTTATGCGGGTACAAGAGTAATTAAATGCCTATACCGAAATGGTCCGACCCGAGTTTGAATGCAGGGTTAGACATCAGACACACAGTAGCTCCTCTAAAAAGACCCAAGCTCTCCCTTAAAACCGATGGCATGCATGAAAGGTATTAACCATCATCAACCATCCATATCCCCGTCATCGGTTGTAAACGTGTGCTGCtatcttttgtctcttttgtccATTATACAACATGAAATATTATCCCCTCCGTAGGCCAGTTGGTAGCTATAGTGTTTGGTAACAGACAGTTAAATTTgggtaaaaaaagaatcttgTAGCTATTATTTTAGTGTCTGTCAGACATAGGCTGTAGTCGTTTAATGGCTGTCTAATTAAGATAGCTAGCCTATTACAGCCATGGTTTAAAGTCTACTGACAACTTACTGACACCTcacatttagctgtttttaagttttacttATA is a window from the Etheostoma cragini isolate CJK2018 chromosome 16, CSU_Ecrag_1.0, whole genome shotgun sequence genome containing:
- the ankrd34ba gene encoding ankyrin repeat domain-containing protein 34B gives rise to the protein MEGEGSSHGVAMDSGNPLLRAVFLRRLRLTRLLLEGGAYINESDGQGQTPLMVACRTQHCDAQSASRVKLVQFLLEKGADPNIQDKEGRSVLMHACQEQAGLEVVSLLLDNGADIGLEDQSGMSALVYAVMAGDWKVLKLMLDTCKAKGKEVIIITTDQFPCGKLQAKQYLNMPPLGPLDKTAAAPASPSEIQLITSPQCTSTSLCPPKTVFPFKEAQPCGVSSHLCSPSRFQRLQPLLRLNSEPWLKVPASSSLEYGKDVTPTEDPTLRIPKLDGRTPTTDSFKWYEGRSVRDKGGEEGTNECPKHVGQKISVPGLLSSHSASHPNLHSANLGTDPLTSSSSCTGGKNLGGPLHSLASSSLHSIIQRRKIGSDIYSSDPQLARGIHNLPEESEQKTQDSIDAKRHAPLHFSGTLGSRESLSTSGPSRRVLSGYERRGSGTFLLDHSSQARPRSLPPLTLGSTNTPVLNVYNLTSGAGGGFCEKEFGLKSFLPSAPPGHPKELTRRMLLRRHSMQTEQFKTSV